The Sphingobium sp. BYY-5 genome contains a region encoding:
- a CDS encoding type II and III secretion system protein family protein, translating into MKSTYKSAGPAIALGLAVATMIAPTAALNAAPSSAQDNAILLSVGGSRVVNLSSKMSDVVIANPDVVDVHVRSQNQLYLIAKKAGETTVFVTAPNGKVLFSGNVRVGNNITSIDDMLRLAMPEADIAVNNMNGMVLLTGTIKAPEDAAEVERLTQAFVGKDVTVVSRLRMATPLQVMLQVKISEVSKDVGHKIGTNFASADKSRGTLGFIGGGTRAFSTYTKPEIDAVTGLITKPAEWTFNNPADGSFSLGGVARILGMDIAGALDLAESSGLATTLAQPNLTALSGETASFLAGGEYPYTVNNGPSSGNSIEFKQYGVQLAFTPTVLADGRISLRVRPTVSSLDFSISASVPALRSRTAETTVELGSGQAFMIAGLLNNEASNNVNKLPGLGNLPILGSLFKSRQFQRNETELVIVVTPYLVKPMNASDVGLPTDGFRNADVAQGLLAQQGNDGVSGARGAMPSRAPDAPGISQAAPGKPGKDASATPGFSF; encoded by the coding sequence ATGAAGTCCACGTACAAATCTGCCGGCCCGGCGATCGCGCTGGGCCTGGCCGTCGCGACCATGATCGCGCCCACGGCGGCACTGAACGCCGCCCCCTCCAGCGCGCAGGACAATGCGATCCTGCTGTCGGTGGGCGGCAGCCGCGTGGTCAACCTGTCGTCGAAAATGTCCGACGTGGTGATCGCCAATCCCGATGTGGTGGATGTCCATGTCCGCTCGCAGAATCAACTCTATCTGATCGCGAAGAAGGCAGGCGAAACCACCGTCTTCGTCACCGCCCCCAACGGCAAAGTGCTGTTTTCGGGCAATGTGCGCGTCGGCAACAACATCACCAGCATCGACGACATGCTGCGCCTGGCCATGCCGGAAGCGGATATCGCCGTGAACAACATGAACGGCATGGTGCTGCTGACCGGCACGATCAAGGCGCCCGAGGACGCGGCCGAGGTCGAACGGCTGACCCAGGCCTTCGTCGGCAAGGATGTGACCGTGGTCAGCCGCCTGCGCATGGCGACCCCGTTGCAGGTCATGCTGCAGGTCAAGATTTCCGAGGTCAGCAAGGATGTCGGCCACAAGATCGGCACCAACTTCGCGAGCGCGGACAAGAGCAGAGGCACTCTCGGCTTCATAGGGGGTGGCACTCGCGCCTTCTCCACCTACACAAAGCCGGAAATTGATGCCGTCACAGGTCTTATTACGAAGCCAGCGGAATGGACCTTCAACAATCCCGCCGACGGCAGCTTCAGCCTGGGCGGCGTCGCCCGTATCCTGGGCATGGACATTGCGGGGGCGCTGGACCTGGCCGAATCGAGCGGCCTCGCCACCACCCTGGCGCAGCCCAACCTGACCGCCTTGTCGGGCGAAACCGCCAGCTTCCTGGCGGGCGGCGAATATCCCTATACGGTCAACAACGGGCCATCGTCGGGCAACAGCATCGAATTCAAGCAATATGGCGTGCAGTTGGCCTTCACGCCGACCGTGCTGGCCGACGGCCGTATTTCCCTGCGCGTCCGGCCGACCGTGTCGAGCCTGGACTTCTCGATCAGCGCCAGTGTCCCCGCGCTCAGGAGCCGCACCGCCGAAACCACGGTGGAACTGGGTTCGGGTCAGGCCTTCATGATCGCCGGCCTGCTCAACAATGAAGCGTCCAACAATGTCAACAAGCTCCCTGGCCTCGGCAACCTGCCGATCCTGGGCAGCCTGTTCAAATCGCGCCAGTTCCAGCGCAACGAGACCGAACTGGTCATCGTCGTCACCCCCTATCTGGTGAAGCCCATGAACGCATCGGACGTGGGGTTGCCGACCGACGGGTTCCGCAATGCCGATGTGGCCCAGGGCCTGCTGGCGCAGCAGGGTAATGACGGGGTGAGCGGCGCGCGCGGCGCGATGCCCAGCCGCGCACCGGACGCGCCGGGCATTTCGCAGGCCGCGCCGGGCAAGCCGGGCAAGGACGCCAGCGCCACCCCCGGCTTCAGCTTCTGA
- the cpaB gene encoding Flp pilus assembly protein CpaB has product MDAKKIVLLVGALIIAVTTALLARNMLGASSAPQVNAAAMPADADLPHVLVATKALPVGTILDAESFRFQPWPKDLIEQAYYLQGQADPAKLAGSVVRTAISAGQPLTQGGLVKPGDRGFLAAALGPGLRAVTVPVSAQSSVAGFVFPGDRIDLVLTQSVTGGGDGEPLRVSETILRNLRVLATDQRMDAMGPDGKPVVQTYSNVTIEVTPKIAEKIAVAQTVGSLSMSLRSIADSASDLDAAIAGSDVDLPEGASPKAEKAIIAKLAARPVDRGSTYSTGADVSRYQRSSVPAKADTAPAVGPNGAPAGTVAFKGPVIRVARGTNVTEVPVGGK; this is encoded by the coding sequence ATGGATGCCAAGAAGATCGTGCTGCTGGTAGGCGCGCTGATTATAGCCGTCACGACAGCGCTGCTTGCGCGCAACATGCTCGGCGCATCGAGCGCGCCGCAGGTCAACGCTGCGGCCATGCCGGCCGACGCCGACCTGCCCCATGTGCTGGTCGCGACCAAGGCGCTGCCCGTCGGCACCATCCTCGACGCCGAAAGCTTCCGCTTCCAGCCATGGCCCAAGGATCTGATCGAACAGGCCTATTATCTGCAGGGACAGGCCGATCCGGCCAAGCTCGCCGGCAGCGTCGTGCGCACCGCCATCTCGGCGGGCCAGCCGTTGACGCAGGGCGGGCTGGTCAAGCCCGGTGATCGCGGCTTCCTGGCCGCTGCGCTGGGGCCGGGCCTGCGCGCCGTGACGGTGCCGGTATCGGCGCAAAGCTCGGTCGCGGGCTTCGTCTTTCCCGGCGACCGCATCGACCTGGTCCTGACGCAGAGCGTTACGGGCGGCGGCGACGGCGAACCGCTCAGAGTGTCCGAAACCATCCTGCGCAACCTGCGCGTGCTCGCCACCGACCAGCGCATGGACGCCATGGGACCGGACGGCAAGCCCGTGGTCCAGACCTATTCCAACGTCACCATCGAAGTGACGCCCAAGATCGCCGAAAAGATCGCGGTCGCCCAGACCGTAGGATCACTGTCCATGTCGCTGCGCTCGATCGCCGACAGTGCGTCCGACCTCGACGCCGCCATTGCGGGCAGCGATGTCGACCTGCCCGAAGGCGCCAGCCCGAAGGCGGAAAAGGCGATCATCGCCAAGCTGGCGGCGCGCCCGGTCGATCGCGGTTCCACCTACTCCACGGGCGCCGACGTGTCACGCTATCAGCGCAGTTCGGTCCCGGCCAAGGCGGATACGGCGCCCGCGGTCGGCCCTAATGGCGCACCGGCCGGCACCGTCGCCTTCAAGGGGCCAGTGATCCGCGTGGCGCGTGGAACCAACGTGACCGAAGTGCCGGTCGGGGGGAAGTAA
- a CDS encoding prepilin peptidase has translation MLGEYFRLALIVALGALLIAAAITDLRARIISNRLNLTVALLAPLWWLACGLEPWPDMAVQLLGGALVFILFTALFAIGVMGGGDVKLLGALALWFPWQAMLSLIVLMALLGGAVTLATVLHHRLAKRPGQPEIPYGVAISAAALWVLGEHYLNHFA, from the coding sequence ATGTTGGGGGAATATTTCCGGCTGGCGCTGATCGTCGCCCTGGGTGCGTTGCTGATCGCGGCGGCGATCACCGATCTGCGCGCGCGCATCATCTCGAACCGGCTGAACCTGACCGTCGCGCTGCTGGCGCCGCTCTGGTGGCTGGCCTGCGGGCTGGAGCCGTGGCCAGACATGGCGGTGCAGTTGCTGGGTGGCGCTCTCGTCTTCATCCTGTTCACCGCCCTCTTCGCGATCGGCGTGATGGGCGGCGGCGACGTCAAGCTGCTCGGCGCGCTGGCGCTCTGGTTCCCGTGGCAGGCGATGCTCAGCCTGATCGTCCTCATGGCGTTGCTGGGCGGCGCGGTGACGCTGGCGACCGTCCTGCATCACCGGCTGGCGAAAAGGCCCGGCCAGCCCGAAATCCCTTATGGCGTCGCCATTTCAGCCGCAGCCCTTTGGGTGCTTGGCGAACATTATCTTAACCATTTTGCGTGA
- a CDS encoding alpha/beta hydrolase translates to MDSPSFPSPAFDRRAWPTGGRLDHWSAPDGWPIRRYRLGDGRRGRMLLLNGRGDMIEKYLETMDHMARRGWAVTSFDWRGQGGSGRLTDDPLCGHIDDFADYIADLQALAADWRAEGDGPTVMLGHSMGGHMLLRALAEGMPPPDAAVLIAPMLGVHSAPLPRWLAVAIARMMVASGQGERRAWTQKEDSERLRRMRQKRLTHDVDRYADELWWRAHDPEIALGPPSWTWVAQALASTRALAEGPQVAGVACPLLILATQADQLVSTAAIRQVAARLPHARLHVYGREAAHEILREVDPVRLDAFARIDAFLDEIAPQETGN, encoded by the coding sequence ATGGATTCGCCCTCTTTCCCTTCCCCGGCCTTCGACCGGCGCGCTTGGCCGACGGGCGGGCGGCTGGACCATTGGTCCGCGCCCGACGGCTGGCCAATCCGCCGCTACCGGCTGGGCGATGGGAGACGTGGCCGGATGCTGCTGCTCAACGGGCGCGGCGACATGATCGAAAAATATCTGGAGACCATGGATCATATGGCGCGGCGCGGCTGGGCCGTGACCAGCTTCGACTGGCGTGGGCAGGGCGGATCGGGGCGGCTGACCGATGATCCGCTATGCGGGCATATCGATGATTTCGCTGACTATATCGCGGACCTCCAGGCTCTGGCCGCCGACTGGCGCGCGGAGGGGGATGGGCCGACGGTGATGCTGGGCCATTCGATGGGTGGTCATATGCTGCTGCGCGCGCTCGCCGAAGGGATGCCGCCGCCCGACGCCGCCGTGCTGATCGCGCCGATGCTGGGCGTGCATAGCGCGCCGTTGCCGCGCTGGTTGGCGGTCGCCATTGCGCGCATGATGGTTGCCAGTGGGCAGGGCGAACGGCGGGCCTGGACGCAGAAGGAGGATAGCGAGCGGCTGCGGCGGATGCGGCAGAAGAGGTTGACCCATGATGTCGATCGCTATGCCGATGAACTGTGGTGGCGCGCCCATGACCCTGAGATCGCGCTGGGGCCGCCAAGCTGGACCTGGGTGGCGCAGGCGCTTGCATCGACGCGAGCGCTGGCGGAGGGACCGCAGGTGGCCGGAGTCGCCTGTCCGCTGCTGATCCTCGCCACCCAGGCCGATCAGCTCGTGTCGACCGCCGCGATCCGGCAAGTTGCGGCACGGCTTCCCCATGCGCGGTTGCATGTCTATGGGCGGGAGGCTGCGCACGAAATATTGCGCGAGGTCGATCCGGTGCGGTTGGACGCATTCGCCCGGATCGATGCTTTTCTGGACGAGATTGCGCCGCAAGAGACTGGAAATTGA
- a CDS encoding FAD-binding oxidoreductase yields the protein MTAFDIVIVGGGMAGASLGAQLAVDARVLILEMEDRAGYHATGRSVAFWEETYGGPIVQPLTTASGPLLTAPDPDFHHGSFLSPRRTLHVGRAGDEPVRDALLTQFAGKVDLQPVEPGALVPGLRPEWTLGVMEASCRDIDVAALHQAYLRRFRQLGGVVRLSSPLLGAQATDGGWHVETREGPVACGVLVNAAGAWADEVARRSGVAPVGITPLRRTVVQLRVPGLPSPDLPRVMDLQGRFYFKPEGQERIWLTPHDEEASAPCDAAPEEMAVAQAIARFEEVVDWRVGGIEHKWAGLRSFAPDRAPLYGFDPAVPRFFWFAGQGGFGIQTAPAAALLGAALLTGSAMPEAVASIDFAAYRPERFR from the coding sequence TTGACAGCTTTCGACATTGTGATTGTGGGCGGCGGCATGGCCGGCGCGAGCCTTGGCGCGCAACTGGCGGTCGACGCGCGGGTGCTGATCCTGGAGATGGAGGATCGGGCGGGCTATCACGCCACCGGCCGTTCGGTTGCCTTCTGGGAGGAGACTTATGGCGGGCCAATAGTGCAGCCGCTGACCACCGCGTCGGGACCGTTGCTAACCGCGCCGGACCCGGATTTCCATCATGGCAGCTTCCTGTCGCCGCGCCGGACGCTGCATGTCGGGCGTGCGGGGGACGAGCCGGTGCGCGACGCGCTGCTGACGCAATTTGCGGGGAAGGTCGACCTTCAGCCGGTTGAACCGGGAGCGTTGGTGCCGGGATTGCGCCCGGAATGGACGCTGGGGGTGATGGAGGCGAGCTGCCGGGATATCGATGTCGCGGCGCTGCACCAGGCCTATCTGCGCCGGTTCCGGCAATTGGGCGGCGTGGTGCGGCTGTCGTCGCCGCTGCTGGGCGCGCAGGCGACGGACGGCGGCTGGCATGTCGAGACGCGCGAAGGGCCGGTTGCGTGCGGCGTGCTGGTCAATGCGGCCGGCGCCTGGGCGGATGAGGTTGCGCGGCGCAGCGGTGTCGCGCCGGTCGGCATCACGCCCCTGCGCCGCACGGTGGTGCAGTTGCGGGTGCCGGGCCTGCCGTCGCCCGACCTGCCCCGCGTCATGGATTTGCAGGGGCGTTTCTATTTCAAGCCGGAAGGGCAGGAGCGTATCTGGCTGACCCCACATGATGAGGAAGCGTCTGCCCCCTGCGACGCCGCGCCGGAGGAAATGGCGGTGGCGCAGGCGATCGCGCGCTTTGAGGAGGTGGTCGATTGGCGGGTCGGGGGGATCGAGCATAAATGGGCGGGGCTGCGCAGCTTCGCGCCAGATCGTGCGCCCCTTTATGGTTTCGATCCGGCAGTGCCGCGCTTTTTCTGGTTCGCCGGGCAGGGCGGTTTCGGCATCCAGACCGCCCCGGCGGCGGCATTGCTGGGCGCGGCGCTGCTCACCGGATCGGCCATGCCGGAAGCAGTTGCCAGCATCGATTTCGCTGCTTATCGTCCGGAGCGGTTTCGGTAA
- a CDS encoding DUF1508 domain-containing protein, whose product MAHKFVIEKNKAGEFVAKFKYNAEVIFWTEGYTSKASAKNAIDSILKNGPGAPVEESE is encoded by the coding sequence ATGGCCCACAAGTTCGTGATCGAGAAGAACAAGGCGGGCGAGTTCGTCGCCAAGTTCAAATATAATGCCGAGGTCATCTTCTGGACCGAAGGCTATACGTCGAAGGCGAGCGCGAAGAACGCGATCGACTCGATCCTGAAGAACGGCCCCGGCGCGCCTGTCGAAGAATCGGAGTAA
- the rnhA gene encoding ribonuclease HI: protein MTDLPTVDIFTDGACKGNPGPGGWGAVLRFGTTEKEISGGEAQTTNNRMEMMAAVEALNTLKKPCRVTLYTDSKYVMDGITKWIFGWQKNGWKTADKKPVKNAEIWQELVKATARHQVTWKWVKGHAGHPENERADQLACAAAESFRK, encoded by the coding sequence ATGACCGACCTTCCGACCGTAGACATTTTCACCGACGGCGCCTGCAAGGGCAATCCCGGCCCCGGCGGCTGGGGCGCGGTGCTGCGCTTTGGGACCACGGAGAAGGAAATCTCCGGCGGCGAGGCGCAGACCACCAATAACCGCATGGAGATGATGGCGGCGGTCGAGGCGCTCAACACGCTCAAGAAGCCGTGCCGCGTGACGCTCTACACCGACAGCAAATATGTGATGGACGGCATCACCAAATGGATTTTCGGCTGGCAGAAAAATGGCTGGAAGACCGCGGACAAGAAACCGGTCAAGAATGCGGAGATCTGGCAGGAACTGGTCAAGGCCACCGCGCGCCATCAGGTGACGTGGAAATGGGTGAAAGGCCATGCCGGCCACCCCGAAAACGAACGCGCCGACCAACTCGCCTGCGCGGCGGCGGAGTCATTTCGGAAATAG
- the thrB gene encoding homoserine kinase: MAVYTHVPAEEIDAFLTRYDAGRLVSAKGIAEGVENSNYLLETTGPNSISDSGHGHRYILTLYEKRVDEADLPFFMDLLDHLGARGCLVPRFIADRDGQRLQQLSGRPACLIEFLTGISVTEPTPGQARAAGVALGELHKAALGFTGERRNALDKDGWHVLADKCGEDFDLIAPGLAARVGQELAFLDAHWPANLPRSVIHADLFPDNVLMLGDAVTGLIDFYFSCTDIRAYDLAVTHSAWCFSNDGATWFGERAAALGAGYMQAHGLSEAERAAFPILCRGAALRFLLTRAYDWINTPADALVTRKDPLAYLRRLDFYAKADPADLLGR, from the coding sequence ATGGCCGTCTATACCCACGTCCCCGCCGAAGAGATCGACGCCTTCCTCACCCGCTATGACGCCGGTCGCCTGGTGTCTGCCAAAGGCATCGCCGAAGGGGTGGAGAACAGCAATTATCTGCTGGAAACCACCGGCCCAAATAGCATTTCCGATTCCGGGCACGGCCATCGCTATATCCTGACGCTATACGAAAAGCGGGTGGATGAAGCGGACCTGCCCTTCTTCATGGATCTGCTCGACCATCTGGGTGCGCGCGGCTGCCTGGTTCCGCGTTTCATCGCCGACCGCGATGGCCAGCGGCTCCAGCAGCTTTCCGGCCGTCCCGCCTGCCTGATCGAGTTTCTGACGGGCATTTCCGTCACGGAGCCGACACCCGGCCAGGCGCGCGCCGCCGGTGTGGCGCTGGGTGAATTGCACAAGGCGGCGCTGGGCTTTACGGGCGAGCGCCGCAACGCGCTCGACAAGGATGGCTGGCATGTGCTGGCCGACAAATGTGGTGAGGATTTCGATCTGATCGCGCCGGGCCTCGCCGCGCGCGTGGGGCAGGAACTGGCCTTTCTCGATGCCCATTGGCCCGCCAACCTGCCCCGCTCGGTGATCCACGCCGACCTTTTCCCCGACAATGTGCTGATGCTCGGCGATGCGGTGACGGGCCTCATCGACTTCTATTTCAGTTGCACCGACATCCGCGCCTACGACCTGGCCGTCACCCACAGCGCATGGTGCTTCAGCAACGACGGCGCGACCTGGTTCGGCGAGCGCGCGGCGGCGCTGGGCGCGGGCTACATGCAGGCGCATGGCCTTAGCGAGGCCGAGCGAGCCGCCTTCCCGATCCTGTGCCGGGGTGCGGCGTTGCGCTTCCTGCTGACGCGCGCCTATGACTGGATCAACACACCCGCCGATGCCCTGGTGACGCGGAAAGACCCGCTCGCCTATCTCCGCCGGCTGGACTTCTATGCCAAGGCCGACCCGGCGGACCTGCTGGGCCGCTAA
- the ispH gene encoding 4-hydroxy-3-methylbut-2-enyl diphosphate reductase, producing MTDAPAALPPMTLLIAAPRGFCAGVDRAIIIVEKAIEKYGAPVYVRHEIVHNKFVVDGLKAKGAIFVESLDQVPDGVPVVFSAHGVPKAVPAKAEERGLDYLDATCPLVSKVHRQAERQVKDGRHILFVGHKRHPEVIGTFGQVPAGTMTLIETVEDAETFAPADPENLAFLTQTTLSVDDTAAIVATLLRRFPSIAAPKGEDICYATSNRQTAVKAIAARCDALYVIGAPNSSNSLRLVEVAEREGTPARLIQRADDIDFDWLKDVKTLGLTAGASAPEILVREVVNRIGEHFAVEEEQVETARESIAFKLPRGLETA from the coding sequence ATGACCGATGCGCCCGCCGCCCTGCCGCCCATGACCCTGTTGATCGCCGCCCCGCGCGGCTTCTGCGCCGGGGTCGACCGCGCGATCATCATCGTCGAAAAGGCGATCGAGAAATATGGCGCCCCCGTCTATGTCCGCCACGAAATCGTCCATAACAAGTTCGTGGTCGACGGACTAAAAGCCAAGGGCGCGATCTTCGTGGAGAGCCTGGACCAGGTGCCCGACGGCGTGCCGGTAGTCTTTTCCGCCCATGGCGTGCCCAAGGCGGTGCCGGCCAAGGCGGAGGAGCGCGGCCTGGACTATCTGGACGCCACCTGTCCGCTGGTGAGCAAGGTCCACCGCCAGGCCGAACGCCAGGTCAAGGACGGCCGCCATATCCTGTTCGTCGGACATAAGAGGCATCCTGAGGTGATCGGCACCTTCGGCCAGGTGCCGGCCGGTACGATGACTCTGATCGAAACGGTCGAGGATGCCGAGACGTTCGCGCCAGCCGATCCGGAAAATCTGGCTTTCCTCACCCAGACCACCCTGTCGGTGGACGACACCGCGGCGATCGTCGCGACCTTGCTGCGCCGCTTCCCGTCGATCGCCGCGCCCAAGGGCGAGGATATCTGCTACGCCACGTCCAACCGCCAGACAGCGGTCAAGGCGATCGCCGCCCGCTGCGACGCGCTCTATGTGATCGGCGCGCCCAACAGCTCCAATTCGCTGCGGCTGGTCGAGGTGGCGGAGCGCGAAGGCACGCCCGCCCGCCTGATCCAGCGCGCCGACGACATCGATTTCGACTGGCTGAAGGATGTGAAGACGCTGGGCCTCACCGCCGGCGCCTCCGCCCCCGAAATATTGGTGCGCGAGGTGGTGAACCGAATCGGCGAGCATTTCGCGGTCGAGGAGGAGCAGGTCGAAACGGCGCGCGAAAGCATCGCCTTCAAACTGCCGCGCGGCCTCGAAACGGCTTGA
- the argS gene encoding arginine--tRNA ligase, giving the protein MSLYTRFTAHLDDVLDALEAEGVLPAGLNRKPVTVEPPRDAGHGDLATNAAMVLAKPAGTNPRTLAEAIVTKLQALDEVASASIAGPGFINLTLTDATWRAELAAIHADAADYGRSALGQGVTVNVEYVSANPTGPMHMGHCRGAVVGDALATLLEYAGHKVIREYYINDAGGQVDVLARSAHLRYREALGEDVGVIPEGLYPGDYLVPVGQALAVEYGNKYVGAPEADWLVTFRSFAVAKMMDMIRSDLALLGIHHDIFSSEAELQAAGKPDEAEAWLRAHDLVYDGVLEAPKGELPDDWEPVELPLFRSTRFGDDQDRPIKKSNGAWTYFGADMAYHFQKAQSADQLIDIWGADHAGTVKRIQAAVAALTEGKARFDVKLIQMVRLLRDGEPVKMSKRAGNFVTLADVVKEVGKDVVRFTMLTRKADAQMDFDFAKVVEASKDNPVFYVQYAHARISSLGRRAEEAGIDLPAPDLSLLGTAELAIVKLASQFPRVVEGSAQAREPHRIAFYLNDLASAFHGWWNMGNDDPRARVILADEPALTSTRLFLSRGIGQIIRNGLALMGVTALTEMQ; this is encoded by the coding sequence GTGTCCCTTTACACCCGTTTCACCGCCCATCTCGACGACGTGCTTGACGCGCTGGAGGCCGAAGGCGTGCTGCCCGCCGGTCTTAATCGCAAGCCCGTCACCGTAGAGCCGCCGCGCGACGCCGGCCATGGCGACCTTGCCACCAACGCCGCCATGGTGCTGGCCAAGCCCGCGGGCACCAATCCGCGTACGCTGGCCGAGGCGATCGTGACCAAATTGCAGGCGCTGGATGAGGTGGCGAGCGCCTCCATCGCCGGTCCCGGCTTCATCAACCTGACCCTTACCGACGCCACCTGGCGTGCCGAACTGGCGGCAATCCACGCCGATGCGGCGGACTATGGCCGGTCCGCCCTGGGGCAGGGCGTCACCGTCAATGTCGAATATGTTTCGGCCAACCCGACCGGCCCCATGCATATGGGCCATTGCCGTGGCGCGGTGGTGGGCGATGCGCTCGCCACGCTGCTGGAATATGCCGGGCACAAGGTGATCCGCGAATATTATATCAACGATGCGGGCGGCCAGGTCGATGTGCTCGCCCGGTCGGCGCATCTGCGCTACCGCGAGGCGCTGGGCGAGGATGTGGGCGTGATCCCCGAAGGTCTTTATCCGGGCGACTATCTGGTGCCGGTGGGGCAGGCGCTGGCGGTCGAATATGGCAACAAATATGTCGGCGCGCCGGAAGCGGACTGGCTCGTCACCTTCCGCAGCTTTGCCGTGGCGAAGATGATGGACATGATCCGCAGCGATCTCGCGCTGCTCGGCATCCATCACGACATCTTTTCGTCGGAAGCCGAATTGCAGGCGGCGGGCAAGCCCGATGAGGCCGAAGCCTGGCTACGCGCCCATGACCTGGTCTATGACGGTGTGCTGGAAGCGCCCAAGGGCGAACTTCCCGACGATTGGGAACCGGTCGAGCTGCCGCTGTTTCGATCGACCCGATTCGGCGACGATCAGGACCGGCCGATCAAGAAGTCGAACGGCGCCTGGACCTATTTCGGCGCCGACATGGCCTATCATTTCCAGAAGGCGCAATCCGCCGACCAGTTGATCGACATCTGGGGCGCGGATCATGCCGGCACGGTGAAACGCATCCAGGCTGCGGTCGCCGCTCTGACCGAGGGTAAGGCGCGGTTCGACGTCAAGCTGATCCAGATGGTCCGCCTGCTGCGCGATGGTGAGCCGGTGAAGATGTCCAAGCGCGCCGGTAATTTCGTGACGCTGGCCGATGTGGTCAAGGAAGTGGGCAAGGATGTCGTCCGCTTCACCATGCTGACGCGCAAGGCCGATGCCCAGATGGACTTCGACTTCGCCAAGGTGGTGGAAGCGTCGAAGGATAATCCGGTCTTCTACGTCCAGTACGCCCATGCGCGGATTTCCTCGCTGGGACGGCGCGCGGAAGAGGCGGGGATCGACCTGCCCGCGCCCGACCTGTCCCTTCTTGGGACGGCGGAACTGGCGATAGTCAAGCTCGCCTCGCAGTTCCCGCGCGTTGTGGAAGGATCGGCGCAGGCGCGCGAGCCGCACCGTATCGCCTTCTATCTCAATGACTTGGCATCGGCTTTCCATGGTTGGTGGAATATGGGCAATGACGATCCGCGCGCGCGCGTCATCCTGGCCGACGAACCGGCGCTCACCTCCACCCGCCTTTTCCTCAGCCGCGGAATAGGGCAGATTATCCGCAACGGTCTGGCCCTGATGGGCGTGACCGCCTTGACCGAGATGCAGTGA
- a CDS encoding SPOR domain-containing protein, which produces MGDFARGRLDLDDEDRLPWLEPAIDEEEDRLSPLRLLGLILVGLVLIGAVVAGVWWVQNRAGGAGGGAAGEGKLIAAPQGDYKIPAHEADAKKFAGEGDASYAASEGVARDGRIDPSRVPEAPITGTAPAPGNTKPSVAPRAAQSVSAPVTDETAAKPAAAPKAAAAGGTIQLGAYGSASGAKDAWGRLSKRFAYLAPLAMTIESAQVGGGTVYRLRAGAGGQASMICGKLKVAGESCMVVN; this is translated from the coding sequence ATGGGCGACTTTGCGCGCGGTCGGCTCGATCTGGATGACGAGGACCGGCTTCCCTGGCTGGAGCCGGCTATCGATGAGGAAGAGGATCGGCTTTCGCCGTTGCGTCTGCTGGGGCTGATTCTGGTCGGGTTGGTGCTGATCGGCGCGGTCGTGGCCGGCGTCTGGTGGGTGCAGAACCGCGCCGGCGGCGCCGGGGGCGGCGCGGCGGGCGAAGGCAAGCTGATCGCGGCGCCGCAGGGCGACTATAAGATCCCCGCGCATGAAGCCGATGCCAAGAAGTTCGCGGGCGAGGGCGATGCCAGCTACGCCGCGAGCGAAGGCGTGGCGCGCGACGGCCGGATCGATCCCAGCCGCGTGCCCGAAGCGCCGATCACCGGCACCGCGCCCGCGCCCGGCAATACCAAGCCTTCCGTCGCGCCGCGCGCGGCGCAGAGCGTGTCCGCGCCGGTCACGGACGAGACTGCGGCCAAGCCCGCCGCCGCGCCCAAGGCGGCGGCAGCGGGCGGTACGATCCAGCTTGGCGCCTATGGCAGCGCGTCGGGCGCCAAGGACGCCTGGGGACGCCTCTCCAAGCGCTTCGCCTATCTTGCGCCGCTCGCCATGACGATCGAATCGGCCCAGGTGGGCGGCGGCACCGTCTATCGTCTGCGCGCTGGCGCCGGCGGGCAGGCCAGCATGATCTGCGGCAAGCTCAAGGTTGCGGGCGAAAGCTGCATGGTGGTGAACTGA